The following are encoded in a window of Amaranthus tricolor cultivar Red isolate AtriRed21 chromosome 2, ASM2621246v1, whole genome shotgun sequence genomic DNA:
- the LOC130805801 gene encoding zinc finger BED domain-containing protein DAYSLEEPER-like codes for MGRRASSSSRRRPPFPRKGCSDCSPSPLGQFFSSSSSPTPQEGVEPNDDSNNPGTDGSYGTDVETPNIGQEATPTFGTRKRKWTSDCWDHYNTFDGDEFADKRPRAYCKYCNKGPIFADSMYGTTNFRRHTESCQARDNCDIRQMLLDKKAKPVLKYNPIEYKQKVALAIIRHGYSYTFAEHEGNRDIHTYLNENCKPICRNTARNWTIKIHQRERKQLKKALHVIPGKICLTSDMWSSIVGQGYLSLTAHYIDENWKLSLSY; via the exons ATGGGACGTCGAGCTTCAAGTAGTAGCCGCCGCCGCCCTCCGTTCCCACGAAAAGGGTGTTCAGACTGTTCACCATCACCTCTTGGAcaattcttttcttcttcatcatctcccACTCCTCAAGAAG GAGTTGAGCCAAATGATGATAGTAACAATCCTGGAACAGATGGAAGTTATGGAACAGATGTTGAGACTCCTAACATTGGGCAAGAAGCTACTCCAACATTCGGAACTCGCAAGAGAAAATGGACATCAGATTGTTGGGACCATTACAATACTTTCGATGGTGATGAATTCGCTGATAAGAGGCCAAGAGCTTACTGTAAGTATTGTAATAAAGGACCTATCTTTGCCGACTCAATGTATGGTACTACTAATTTTAGACGTCACACTGAATCTTGTCAAGCTCGTGATAATTGTGATATTCGTCAAATGCTCTTAGATAAAAAAGCTAAGCCTGTTTTGAAATACAATCCTATTGAGTACAAACAAAAGGTTGCTTTGGCTATCATTAGGCATGGATATAGTTACACTTTTGCTGAGCATGAAGGGAATAGGGATATCCAtacatatttaaatgaaaattgtaaACCAATATGTCGAAATACAGCTAGGAATTGGACTATTAAAATTCATCAAAGGGAgagaaaacaattaaaaaaggcATTACATGTTATCCCTGGAAAGATTTGCTTGACATCGGATATGTGGTCCTCAATTGTTGGTCAAGGATACCTTTCTTTAACTGCTCATTACATAGATGAGAATTGGAAGTTGAGTCTCTCATATTGA
- the LOC130806316 gene encoding alpha N-terminal protein methyltransferase 1 — MEISGIDTDGREFKNTAEMWREQVGEDGDSHKKIDWYRNGVGYWQEVDASVDGVLGGYGSVNEADIKESEDFLKNLFSDLLFDTPTNRHLVALDCGSGIGRVTKNLLIRYFNEVDLLEPVSHFLEAARQSLTQEGVVGADEHKATNFYCVPLQEFTPDSGRYDVIWIQWCIGHLTDDDFVSFFENAKAGLKPGGFFILKENTARQGFVLDKEDHSITRSDLYYKELFRRCGLHLYKTKNQKEFPQELFPVKMYALTTEVPKRRHSTRSNSKLRANRPGLIK, encoded by the exons ATGGAGATATCTGGAATCGACACCGATGGTCGTGAATTCAAGAATACAGCGGAGATGTGGAGGGAGCAAGTCGGCGAAGATGGCGACTCTCACAAGAAAATTGATTGGTATCGCAATGGCGTCGGTTACTGGCAA GAAGTGGATGCTTCAGTGGATGGTGTTCTTGGTGGTTATGGGAGTGTGAATGAAGCAGATATTAAGGAAAGTGAAGATTTTCTTAAAAACCTATTTTCAGATCTCTTGTTTGATACTCCTACCAATCGTCATCTTGTTGCTCTAG ATTGTGGCTCAGGCATTGGTAGAGTGACCAAAAATCTTCTTATAAGATATTTTAATGAG GTTGATCTTCTTGAGCCGGTGTCTCATTTCCTGGAGGCAGCACGACAGAGTTTAACCCAAGAAGGTGTTGTTGGTGCAGATGAGCACAAAGCAACAAATTTTTATTGTGTCCCCCTACAG GAGTTCACACCGGATTCTGGAAGATATGATGTCATATGGATACAATGGTGTATTGGGCATCTTACGGACGACGACTTTGTATCTTTCTTTGAGAATGCGAAG GCTGGTCTCAAACCAGGGGGATTTTTCATTCTTAAGGAGAACACTGCCAGACAAG GATTCGTGTTAGACAAGGAAGATCACAGCATAACAAGGTCTGATTTATATTACAAGGAGCTTTTTCGAAGATGTGGGCTGCATCTCTATAAAACTAAG AATCAGAAAGAATTTCCTCAAGAACTGTTCCCAGTAAAGATGTATGCATTGACTACAGAAGTGCCTAAGAGAAGGCATTCAACAAGATCTAATTCTAAACTGCGTGCTAATAGACCGGGACTCATCAAGTGA